The window AGGAGCAGTACCGGCCGGGGGGCTGGCCGAGGTAAGCCGAGAGTGGGCCAAGTACATGGAAGTGCACGAGAAGGCCTCCTTCACCAACAGCGAGCTGCACCGGGCCATGAACCTGCACATCAGTAACTTACGGCTACTGAGCGGGCCCCTGGACCAAGTGCGCGCTGCCCTGCCCTCTCCGGCCCTCACCCCCGGTAAGCAGAAAGGTAGACATCGGCCGTGCTGATGGGGAGAGATCCTGTGGGGTTCTTTCTTATGGTGAGAGAACTCTGCCCTTTGCGCCTTCCCAGATGACAAGGCTGTGCTCCAGAACCTCAAGCGCATCTTGGGCAAGGTGCAGGAAATGAGGGACCAGCGCCTGTCCTTAGAGCACCAGCTCCGAGAGTTGATCCAGAAGGACGACATCACCACCTCCCTCGTCACCACAGACCGCTCAGAGATGAAGGTGGCGCCCCCAGGGAGGAACTCTGTTTTACGGGGATCTCTCTTTGATGAGAACCTGGGAAAAGGCTGGGGGAGGTCCCGGGGGGGGCGCAGCCCTGACCCTGCTCGGAGAGCTCTCCTGGGTCTCACTCCGCCTCTTCCCTCTCAGAAACTCTTTGAAGAACAGCTCAAGAAGTATGACCAGCTCCGTGTGTACCTGGACCAAAACCTGGTGGCCCAGGAGAACATCCTCAAGGCCCTGACGGAGGCCAACGTGCAGTACGCAGCCGTGCGCCGGGTGCTGGCCGAGCTGGAGCACAAGTCAGTGCAGGCCTCCCTCTTCTCTGGCCTCAgcatcccctccccctcccctgggTTCCTTCCTCACCCCCCTGAAGATCCCTCCCAGTTTTTGGGCCATGGGGGcagtgggaaggggagggagtgagATGGTGCCAGGTGCCTTGCTCACCTCTGTCTCTGCCCCAGGTGGAACTCCACGCTGCAGACCTTGGTGGCCTCCTACGAGGCCTATGAGGACTTAATGAAGAAGTCCCAGGAGGGAAAGGATTTCTATGCTGATCTAGAGAGCAAGGTGTCTGCTCTGCTGGAACGGGCCAAGGCTGCGTGCCAGGCCCGAGAAGCCGCCTTCCAGCAGCTCCTCAGCAGGTAAACCTGGGCCCAGGCACTGTCCTGAGATCGAAAGGATTCCAGGTGAGGGTGGGAAGAGTCATCAGGGCACCACACTGAGAGGACTCTGGACTGACCCCTTAGGGAACTAAAAAAGAAGCCCCCACCACGGCCAACGGCCCCCAAGCCGCTGCTGCCccgaaaagaggagggagaagccGGAGAGCCTGGGGACCTGCCTGAAGAGCTCCGGAGTCTGCCTCCTGATATGCTGGCCGCCCACCTGACCACCTTTCCCACTGGAACCCTCCCCAGCGAGGCCTTTTTGGGAGCTGGAGCCATTATGCCTTTCCCTCCTAGCCATTTTGCTGTCCCTGGGTCCCACTATATTCCTAGCCAAGGGTCTGGTCCTTTCCCTCCAGGAACCTACTCTGGGCCTCCCCCTCTACTACAGCCCTCTGCCCCCCAGCCTACGGTCGGGTTGCCTCTGCCGGGCCTGGCTTCAGGGCCCCGCCTCTATCCAGCTCCCGGTTATGCCCCAGATCCTGGCCTAATCCCTGCTTCTCCTCAACACAGGCTAGTGAGCAGCCACTATGCACTAGGGCCTCCTGGATCCACTGGAGGTCTCCCCACAGCCCCGCCTCCTCGATTTATCAGTCCCGAGCTGGCTCCAGGCATCCGCCCTGCCACCACCACAGTGGACAGCGTCCAGGCCCCCATTTCTAGCTACACGGCTCCCCGGCCGGGGCCTAGCCCAAGCCCAGCCCCCACCAGGCCCTGTTACTCTGCCTCCCAGCAAGGTGTCCCAACAGTACCCTATCCTTACCCCATAGGGGTTTGCCAACCTTTCACTCCGTCCTCAGCCCAGCTTCCTTTCCCCCCAGCTCCCCGGGGTGAATTGCAGCCTCGACCCCAACCCTACGTCTCCCAAGTGCCCTTTGTACCTCAGCCTCGACCCCCGGCCCCCATTCAGCAATCGCCAGTCTTCCCTCCCCAGACGAGGGTTCCTGCTCCCGCGGCCCAGCAGCCGCCTTTTCCTTTTGTCACCCAGCCTGCTGTCTTAGGACAGCTTCCACCACCTCTGCGCACCCATCTTTACCCGCTTCCTTCTCAGGATCCCTTACCCCCTCATTCAGGAGCCTTGCCTTTCCCTACTCCAGTCCCACCTCAGCCTCCCCATACTCCACTCCCTGGAGTCCAGCCCCTTCCCCCAGGCACTTCGGCCATACCCTATTGCCCAGCTCCAGTTTCTAGGCCCCAGGCCCCCTCAATCCCCAGTCAGTTGCCTCCTGGCACCCCGCTACCCCTTCGGGGCCCCCCACCCTCCAGTCAACCTTCTCCAAGTCCTCACCCTGTGCCTTCACCAGCCCCATCCCCAGGGCCCGGCCCTACTACCACACATCCTTCCCAGGCGGAGCCGCCACCTTTCCAGCGCTGTAACTCGTCCACAGCCGATCTGCTCTCATCCAGCCCAGAGAGCCAGCATGGGGGTTCCCAACCCCCTGGTGGAGGCCAGCCTTTGCTCCAGCCCACTAAGGCAGATGCCGCGGAGGGCCAGCGGCCCCAGGCTCTGCGGCTGATCGAGTGTGACCCTTATGAGCAGCCCCAGAGGCTCCAACAACTTCAGGAGGAGTTGGAGGCCTTCCGGGGGCTGCTGAGTGGAGGGGCAGGGGCCCTGGATGGAGTGTGGAGAGAGCTGCAGGAAGCCCAGGAACGTGATGCCCGAGGCCGCTCCATTGCCATTGCCCGGTGCTACTCTCTGAAGAACCGGCACCAAGATATCATGCCCTACGATAGCAACCGCATAGTGTTGCGTTCAGGCAAGGACGACTACATCAACGCCAGCCGCGTGGAAGGGCTCTCGTCGTATTGCCCGCCCTTGATAGCCACCCAGGCCCCATTGCCTGGCACCGCGGCGGACTTCTGGCTCATGGTGCATGAACAGAAGGTGTCCGTCATTGTGATGTTGGTTTCAGAGGCAGAGATGGAAAAGGTAAGAAGGGTAGACAGTCTGGGGCCTTTTGCCTTTTAAGGAAAAGAGAATCCCACATGGGATGGGGTCTTTGCACCTTATACAGGGTGTCCAGGCTAATTCTTGTCAACACAGCTGTAGTCAagtgtaaaatagaaatgacaagagaccaattatattgaaatatatttaatcaaaatagttttaaaaacaaattcacaggtgctagattaagaacccttgatcTGGTGTCCTAGATCAGCTTCTCTTAACGATTCACTCTGTTTTTCTGCCCTATAGCAGAAAGTGGCTAAGTATTTCCCCACGGAGAGGGGCCAGCCTCTGGTCCAGGGCCCTCTGAGCCTGGTACTGAACAGTGTCCGGACCACAGACACCCACGTGGAACGTGTGATGAGCTTGCAGTTCAGAGACCAAAGCCTCAAACGCTCTCTCGTACATCTGCATTTCCCCACTTGGCCAGAGCTGTGCGTTTTAcacaaaagagttttttttttgttttttttttggggggggtgggaaggagagtACACTGAAGACAGGAGCCAGGCAAGAAAATGCATAGATGCAAGGCTTACATGGGTCCTGGAGGCAAcccattccttcttcccttttcaggGGGCTCCCAGACAGCCCAGGGAACTTGCTGCGCTTCATCCATGAGGTGCACACCCACTACCTGCATCAGCGACCTCTGCACACACCCATTGTGGTGCACTGCAGGTACTGCCAGGGTGGCTGCCAGGGGGATCTGGGTGTTCTCGGAGAGTCCTGGCTCACCTTGCCTTCCTTTGCTCCCACAGTTCCGGGGTGGGCCGCACTGGAGCCTTTGCACTACTCTATGCTGCTGTGCAGGAAGTAGAAGCTGGCAATGGGATTCCTGCCCTGACTCAACTGGTCCGGCGGATGCGGCAACAGCGGAAGCACATGTTACAGGAGAAGGTGAGGGCTAAAGGGGGAGGAAGGGCCGGCCAGGCTGCTGAGTTTTAAGGTGTGACCCCTTAAACTGAAAAAGTTACTGTTCCCTTGTCAGCTGCACCTCCGATTTTGTCACGAAGCTGTGCTGAGACACGTAGAGCAGGTGCTCCAGCGGCATGGGATAGCACCCCCTTCTGCCTGTAGACCCCTTGCTAACCCCAACGTGGCCCAGAAGGTAGATGGAGACTCGAGGCAAAGGAGGGGTGGAAGGTGGGAATGGAATAAGGTGGATGAAGTTCCTCctgattctcttctctcttccctcccctcctcaggCATATCTTCCACAGGACCCCCAGGACCTGGTGCTGGGTGCAGACATGCCCATCAGCTCCATCCAAGCCACCATTGCCAAGCTCAGCATCCGGCCCCAGGGGGGCGGGCAggagcctcctcctcctcctgcctttCCTAGTCCTGTTGAACCACTCAGTCCTACCCCTCCCAGCCTCCTGGAGCTCACCAGTCCCCCTTcaccttcccctccttcctccccccagcAAGAAATCCCTGAGCCTAAGGAAGAGAGTGAGGTAGCCACGGCCCCCAGCCCTGGGCCTTCCACCTCTTCTCTAGAGTTGTTGGCTTCCCTGACTCCCGAGGCCTTCTCTTTGGATAGCTCCCTGCGGGGAAAGCAACGCATGAACAAACAGAGCTTCCTGCAGGCTCATAATGGGCAAGGACTGCGGGGTGCCGGCCCCAGTGATGACCCTCTCAGCCTTTTGGACCCACTCTGGACCCTAAATAAGACATGAAGGCACGGTTGTTCAACGGCTTCTAACTCCCTACACTACATGTTTCCTTTAAATCTGCTCAGTCCCTAATCCAAATCTGAGCTGCCTCTTTTCTGGAACAGGGGAAAAAAGACTTCCTACCCCTCTTCTGGGGCCCTGAGGAAAAAGGAGCTGGAGACTGGccaggggggagaggaggaggattCAGCAACTCAGGAGAGAGGAGTCCTACCCTACCCCTCCCCTCCAATTCTTGTTGCCTTTAGCCCCAGTCTGGTGGGCATTCCTCTTGACTGCATGGAGCTGCTGAATGGACTTTAGTGCTCCCTCCGCCCCCTTCACTAACTGGACCATGACTCTTGGGGGCAAGATAGGGGTGGGGCAGACCATGAACAGAGTAGCCATTCTCTTACTTGGGACCtgaatttttttccagctctttgCTACTAAAATAAACCAACCTATATGCAGCTGCTGCTTGGGTATCTTTTCTTGAGTATCCCCCATCATCTACATTCTCACAGCCAGGTCTTATGAAGAAAGTGACTTAGAAAAATGCCCAAGGCCACTTAACACACCCTTTTCAAAAGTCCAATGTCTTGTCAGTATAAGGGCTTGATGTTGGGAGTTCAGTAGTGTGGGCAGAAGACATACCTGGCCAGATTGTGTATGGGTATTGCCATGGCCACTTACAAATAAACTTTCACAGCTTCCCCTTTCAACACAGGTAACAAAGCTAGTCATTACAGCATGAGGACTGCCTGTGATGTCAAAGAGGAGTTAGTCAAAGCACGGGGATGGCTACTTATCCTCAGGTTACCCCCCTTTCCTATAGGAAAGTCCTATTCCTCTCTTATGTGGGTCAACAATATCACTacattccccttccccccagttTCACTCCAGTACAACCACCATTCAAACCATCTTCTCCCAAAGAAGACATTTTATAGCTGACCGAAGCAATAAGAAAGGCTTTTCCTCCTTCAAGAGTAGGAATGCCACATGAAATAGTTCTTGGACTAACTAGACCATATTTAATGGGTCTATTAATAATGCTacccactactttttttttttttccccaagtgggCATAGGGAAGGAAAAGTAGTAACCAGAACATAATTATGTGCCCTTGTAGAGCATAGATGGAGGTAGCTCATGGTAGTTATATATTACATgatttaaaaaagtttatttaagaGAGGGAACTGGCAAGATGGGAAGACATTGGAAAGTCCCAAGGGCAAACGCAGCCAACCTCATTCTCTCCTTCACCCTCAGGTTACGACTTTGGTCCCTAATGGGGAAAGGGAACGCCAGAGATGCCAGGCAGAAAGAATAAAGTCCTATGCCTTGCACAGGGTCAATCAGTTAACAGGACACACAGTGCCCTTCGTGGGATAGGAGCTTACCAATAGCCGTCCTCTCCAACCACCGGAAAGGTGGACTATTGCCCTCTTGCTCCAAGCCTGGTCACCACTGTTGAATCACCTCCAGTCAGTATTCGCCCTGGTTCAGTCCAGCTTCTCCAAGACAGAGGGCACATAGACCAGGCTCAGCTCGCTGCCAAAGTTGCAGACTATGGCTGCGTTGTCCAGCACGAGAATCTGGCGGGCAGGCTGCGCCTCACTGCTTTTGCCCAGGTAGACAGTTTGCAGCAGGCCCCCATAGTTTAGATCCCAGAAGGAGACACATCCCTGGCCTCCAGTGACCAGCAAGCTGTCGGAGATGACACCCAGGCTGGCCCCACACCCCATGTCCTAGGGAAGTGGAGGGGAGCAAGTGTTAAAGGTATTACGGTTCATAGTATCTTAGGCTCTACTTTCCAGTCCTCCTCAATCTGAAGCCATTTGCCCTTAAGATGGGATAGGGACAAGATAAAGACCATCCTGtgccctccctcctttcctctcctcaccTGCTGAATTGAGTAGAGCTTGATGCCAGTGCTCCGGTCCCAGATGATGATGAGGTCATCTAGACCACTGCTGATAATACAGGAGGTTGTGCAGGTGAGAGAGGTCACATCCCCACGATGTGCAAACATATGGCTTACTCGACTACCTGTCAGAACATCCCAAAGGCAGATGGCTCCATCCTGCCCTCCACTGGCCAGCACCATCGTCTAAGAGAATGGAGGTGGAAAAACTAGGTTATTGAAccatttgctaaggcaaccacaGGCAACAATGAACTAAAAGTCAGGTATGGCAGCCTCCAGCTGCTCGAGTTCTGTAAggtgataattttgtatggcctgcaGACGAAGAGCTAAATACCAGAAAGGCCCTGGGCAGAAAAAAGTCCCCACACCCCTTAACTCCTCCCCAGGAGGTCACAGCAACTCTCACCTGGTCAATGTACACAGCTGTGATGGCCCCTGAATGGCCCTGCAGGGTAAAGAGACAGCACGAGTCCTCCAGCCGATACACCTGAGAGATGAGGCACATCAGAGCTCAGACACACACACTGACACATACTCACACTCAGACACACACTAACacactctccctctccctctctttccctgcTCATAGCTGAAAAGGGCCTCTGGAGGTCACTTTGGCGGCTCCAGCAGAGGTTTCACCCCGTTGTCTTTCCGCCCCCGCTTCCCAAGGGCACTCACTTTCAGAGTGCGGTCCTGGCTCCCCGTCACCACACGGCCGGCAGCAGCCTTCAGGGCAGTTATGGGCTTCTGGTGAGCACACGACACCCTGTGAGTGAGGTGACATGCCACGGAGTCACTGTTGCCGTACACTGGGGACGAGGGGGCACTGCCCCGGCCTGGAGTCCCTGGGGAAAGTCAACACCAAATGAGTAGACAGCCAAAGGAGAAAGGTCAGCGTGTCCCAAGCCCACCAATAGCAGGAGAGCCAACCTAGTTCCCATCCCTGCTGGGGGCACAAAGTAAAAAAGCTGTTAGAAATCAATCTCACTTTTCATAGAATCTTTCCTTTTGATCCACCCTATCTCCCCTTTTTACCTCGAAATTGTAAATGGCTGAGGACAGTATGAGTCTCTAAGGAGAAGAAATCAAGCGACCCATTAAGCCGGGCAGCCACAATCCTGGAACAGAAGAACAGTAATCACTGCAGCCTTCAGGAGACAAGATTGTGTACATGTGCCCATGTGTACaattacagctgagaaaactcaGACCCAGGCAGTGAATGTACAAAGGCAGAATCCACACCTAGGTTTTTAAGCTATACCATGCCCCTCCCTCATAAACGTCTTTTTCCTCTCAGAATACCCTGGGTTAAGACCCCTCCTGCCCTTGCTGCCCCTCTGACCCGAGGGCCTTCCTGCAGAACAACCTGAGGGCTCACATCCTCACCTCTTATTCAGGAACACGAGGGCCGTGATACCCGAGGAGACCTCCTCATTGCTGCAGTGCAGGGTGCCCTCGATGGCGTCCCATACCTGTAACCCAGAGGTGTGAAGGCCCCACTTAGGTCGGAGGAGCCTCACCTGACTTCCTTCCTTGCAGGACAGACCAAGGCCCATCCTGCTGACCACTATGGGGAAGAGCAGCACTTGCCCTCCTTTAACAGAAGGGGGTGGGTTTCAATGGAGCCTGACCAGAGGCCTGGATTTTCTAATGCTGTCAGAGACCCAAAGTTCcagcccctttccctcctctactTTCCCCTTAGTGAAATGAGGTGGAAGCCTCTGGCCCCCGCCCCAGCCAATCCCCCGTGGAGATGAGGCCCTTGGTCCTCGGACTCGCTCCATCAAAGTGGTGTCCCTCCCCTCTGTCCTCAACTCCCCGCCTAACCTCCCCACCTCCAGCCTGCCGTTGCTGCGCCCAGCCACGATGAGGTTCCCCTGCAGGTCCAGACTCCAGACAGAGCTCTCCGTGTCGGGAGTCCAAGTGGGGATGGGCAACCCCTTCTCGAGATGTGAGCAGCCTTCATCCTCGGGGCCATGGAACAAAGGAACTGGGGAAGGGGGTCCTAGGACAGGTAAAGGAAGAGGGCCCAGGCCCTCCTCCCGGTATACCCGCTGCACCAATCGGCTGAAATCATAGCCAGGGGGGTCCTGTGGCCGTCTACAGCCCGCCCGGTGCCTTGGCTCAGGTTGGGAAGGTTCTAAAGGGGGAGGTTGCAGCTGCTCAGAAAAGTTGGTGTCAATGAGGCAGGTCAGGTCAGGCTGGTCACCAAAGAGTGGAGGCTGGGGGGGAGCTGGGGGGCGCCGCAGCTGGGGGTTGTCTCCAGGCTCCTCGGGgcttcctttccccccatctgACAGCTGCTCCCAGCTTTCTTGGGAGTCAAACACGCCGCTACTGTCCCTTCGAAGCCTAGTAAGCAGAGAAAGGAAGGTGCGGAAGAGGAATGTATATGaggatggaaaagggattagaaGGAAAAGGATCTCATGCCAATGTTCCCAGCTTAGtagaaactgaagaaagaaaataagcctGGGAGCCAgcaaggggagagaaaagaaagaacccTACCCTTGCTTGGGGATCAGGGTGAGGCAGTCCCCAGTCTGTGCATCCCACACCCGGATCTGTCCTACAAGGCAGCAGCTCACCAGAAGCATCCCATCACTTGCTAGGCACTCGATGTCCTGAGAATGAGAAGAATCCAACTCACACAAGGGCGAGGGTACATGGTGTCCACTGACTTGGGCTGGGTTTCTCCTGGCTCACCTTGTGTGAAGGGGTGGAGGGGGGGGGCAGCAAGAGACAGGGGACCCAGGAAATAACCCCTGCAGGAACCAAACCAGCTCACTTTCAATTCTCACCATGAGATGCCCTCGAAGGACAAGGGGAATGATCTCGGTTTCAGGTGGGGAATATCCGTAGTCATCACAGGGCAGGTCCCCACGCTTTCGACGGCCATGGGAGGCCCCGTGCTGCCCATAGTTCCTGGGGCAGAGTATTCGATAGAGGCAGAAGAGCAAAAGCACCAACAAGATCCCAGAAGCCAGACCTAAAGCAGCCACCCTGGGGACAGGGCATATGGACAGCACTCAGTGGGACGACTTCACTGAAAGCCCATACCCACCCCCTGCGAGCCATTTGAGCTCCACATCCTAAAGATCAGCCTAGAAACGCAAGGGAGGCAGAAACGGGATGGGAAACGAGTGGTCAGGAACAGGCAAAGGCAGGGAAAAAAGCCCACACTCTGGACCTGGTGGGACCACATGACCAAGGGGCTTCCTCTCTCACCCACCTCTTTCTGCTCCAAAGAAACCCCAGCACAGAGTGCGGCAGTGGCCCTTACTTGTAGAGAGTGACATCTCCGTGGACCTGGGTCTTACTGAGCCCCTCAAAGGCCTTGCCCTGGTCCTCCCCCTGGGCAGTCCCGGAGCTTGGGGATTTGTGAGGCCAGTAATGTTGAGCCTCCTGTTGGTGCCAAACATCTTGTGGGTTCAGATGGAGGGTGACAGGAATCACCGGAAGCAAGCTGATGTACCTATGAGGCAGCAAGAAAGATGAAGAGGTAAAGTAAAGGGCTTTCCAAATCTCCCCCGAGAACAGCTAGCTGCCCCGCATCAGAAGGCGGCAATGGAGAAGCCAGTTCAGAGCAAGAGGGCTTGGCAAAAATCCCAAACTTCCCCCCCACGTCTCTTTCCAAGCCTCCTACAATCCACGTGCTTTTCTTGGGAAATTTAACAATGCTCACCAAGAAAAGAGAAACGCATCCTGTTCTGAGAGCAGAGTCCCAAAGCAATTTCCTAATCCTGCTGCTAGAACCTCCCCCACTCACCTCACTCTCCTCTGCTGCTTCCTACCTCTTAGCTAGAGTGATATTGTAGTAACTGAAAAGTGATGGCCAATGACGGAAGGACAGCTTCCTCCAGAGCTCTTCATCTTCTGGTCCCCACGTCACCTCTGGGGCAGGGCCTATGTCCAGCAAGCTGCTATGAGGAGCCCCCTCCAGATGGTCCTGGGGCTCCTGAACTTCAGGGGATTCCCAAGGCAGTGTCTGATTTTCTCCTAGCTTAGAAGCATCCGGTGGGAAAATAGAGAAGGTACCCTTGGGATCACCTGCAGGCAGCACCCCACCTGGCACAGACATTGGAGGCAGTCCTGCCTCTCCCAAAGGGCTCTGCTCTGTCACCTGGGCTGTTAAGTAAACGCGTAGCCCAGCAGGGTCTGTATACACTAGGATGCCAATCCAGATCACTGTGCCAACCTGCAAGAAGCAGAGATTCAATAGATTCACACTAATGTCTCAAGGCTTTCATCCTATGAATTTTGTTGGATTGATGGGAAGGGGACACCTCTCAAGTAATACACTATGTGAACTGAATGGATTATGAAGTTCAAGCTAGAACTacatcctcccctcccctctttgcACCTTTAAGGCCATCTGACTTCTAACCATTTTCCCCCCAAGTTGACAATAAGCATTTGGTCTCCTCCTGTATCTCTATCCCCAAATGCCACCTAAAATGCTCAAGACCGGAGTCATATTAGAATGGGATTTCACTAGGCTTCTTCTTGACTATTTTCTCCAGCTTCCAATTCCCTTGACATTTTCCCTCTGTGCCCCCCACGCTGAAAAGTGGCCTAGAATCAGCGCTTATCCCAGTGCTGAGGATCAGAAAGTTAAAATCCCTTTCTACTTCAGAGAACAAACAACAGTAGTTCCTTTTAGACTAAACCCCATTTCCAGGAAAATGGAATTAGGAACTAGGAACCAAGTCTCAAGGTCAAAACTGTTGTCAAATTGGTCAGCCTCTCACTGATGGTCATCTAGTTAAAAGTGAGATCTCCCATACCACTAACAAAccaattcttttctcccttcactatttctcttaattctgtAACAGCTTCACATGCTTGATATAATTAGTAATCAGTCTCATTCTGTCTAAAGCAAGCAGAAGAAACTATGGTATTTAACAATTTATTCAGGGACAACAGACATCTTAGACCAGAATAGATAAGAGAACAATGAATCCATTGTTGCCATTTCCCAAATTCCCCACTGGTCTTTTCCTGGATCATGGAACCAGCCTTAAAGGACCACATCACTTTGCAATGATCATTCTAGAGGCCGTCACCTACCTTGTCTCCCTCAAAGGGAGcgctacaaaggaaaaaaatcagagggATTCTGATACTTTAGCAAATAGGGAAGAAGCTGCTATATTTTAGACATGGGGAGAAGAATGAGGGGAGATCAGGCAGAGATACCATAATTAGTCTCTGTGCCAGCCGGGTCCGGGCCAAGAAATAGATGACACAGAGCCTCTTGGGGAGGCGCAGATTTCTAAAGGATGATGTCTGTAGGGTGATTGTGTGTGGTGTCGAGGGTCGCATGGCCAACTGCCGCTCATATCGGGGGCCCCGTCCCGTAGGCTTTGCTGGGTGCAGACAGACTTCTGGGGGCAATCGTTTATTTAGATCAGCTAGCTGCAGGTAAAGATGAAACCCGAGTTGAAAATCTGCTTCCTTTTTGTGGTACAGCCCTCAATCTTTACCACTCTAGGCAAATACCAATACCCAAGCAGtcatatacacacattttccACTGTCAACAGGCCTATATATCTTCTAAGATTCCAAAATGTAGATGATAAGCTACATGGACCCTATGAACCTTGACCTGCTGGGAAGGTAAGGGGAATAAAAATTAGTCCTCTCTCCTACCTCCATCCGACGAATGTCAATAGACAGAACAGTGGTAAAGAAGAGCATCTGCAGAAAGAAGTCAGAGACAAGGCCCACCACGGCAAAGAGACAAAACTCCTGAGGATAAAGCAATATGTGATTAGCAGGTCATGATAACCCTTGCCTAGGGGTCACTCTGTCTTACAGCTATCCTCCAAACTCTCTAAATCTGTTTTATCCCCCAATCTCCTACCTTCAGATCTTCagttcaataaatcaataaacatttattaagtacctatatgTATCAGACACTCTGCCAAGCAatgggggatacaaaaaaagttcaaagtgaagttttccttgaaaaaagtAGCTCTGTTTCTCCTTATGGGTACAAAAGACAGGCTAGGCTAACACAGGCCTCAAGCAACCAAGCCGCTTTTGGACTACCCAGCTTTCAAAACTCAATGTCATAATTCAAACAAGGACTATCTTGATAAGGCGAGCCTGCACCACCAAGTTCTAACTCCTCTCCAAGTAACCTCACACAGAGttaagaagaggaaagagtggGAACTCTCCCAATAGGCTCAATGCTTGAGGTGGAAATGACCAAAGGCTGTGCTACTTTCCTGGAGCCAGGGGGCGAGGGCAAACACAAGCCCCTACCTGAATAGCGGGAACCAGGGTGAAATATCCAATGAGAATGATGCCCAGTTCTGTGGCCATGTTCTTCATAATGGACCAACTCTCGTTGCTTAAGCCTAGAGACAATCACATATGGTGCAGTGAAATAGAATGGAGTGGGGGATGGGAGGGCCACAAGGTCTCACTGTCACTGTGCCCTGATCACATCATTTTGTGTACCTTAGTTCCACCCTTATTTCCTGTCATTCCTGTAGCCAGCACTtgatttttcaaagcactttaaaataaaatttaccatTTGGTTctcaaaagaactctggaaaacaAATTCAAGCAGATACGTCTCACAGTTGGGGAGACTGAGGCTCATGTTAAAGAATTTGCCCTAAATTTCACAGCTCTCTAAATGTGAAAGACCCATTACAAACACTGCCCTATTCCCATCACTCTTGATGTTTCCATACCTAACCAACTAACTGACATCCATTTAGTAGACATGGCAAGGAAAAGGGTTTAGAAAGCTGGAAACTATAGGGAAGAATGTCTTCTACTTATGGGGTGGAAAGGAGGGTGAGAAGTTGTTAGAAAAGGCTTCTAAACCTGCAAATTCCCACTGTAAAACTTTAATCAAGAGTGAGCTGCCTGGGCTAGAAATCAAAGCTcacattccattttttttgcaGAAGGCCTTTCTGAGACCTACCAACTCCAGTGCCTTTCTTTCTGAGATTT of the Sarcophilus harrisii chromosome 1, mSarHar1.11, whole genome shotgun sequence genome contains:
- the PTPN23 gene encoding tyrosine-protein phosphatase non-receptor type 23 isoform X2 yields the protein MEAVPRMPMIWLDLKEAGDFNFQPAVRKFVLKNYGENPETYNEELKKLELLRQNAIRVPRDFEGCSILRKYLGQLHYLQSRIPMGLENEAAVPITWTEIFSGKSVTHEDIKYEQACILYNLGALHSMLGAMDKRVSEEGMKVSCTHFQCAAGAFTYLQEHFPHSYSVDMSHQILNLNINLMLGQAQECLLEKSMLDNRKSFLVARISAQVVVYYKEACRALENPETASLLGKVQKDWKKLVQMKTCYFAAVAHLHMGKQAEEQQKFGERVVYFQSALDKLNEAIKLAKGQPETVQDALRFTMDVIGGKFNSAKKDNDFIYHEAVPALDTLQPVKGAPLVKPLPVNPTDPAVTGPDIFAKLVPMAAHEASSLYSEEKAKLLREMMAKIDAKNEVLDQFMDSLQLDPETIDNLDAYNHIPPVLMEKCAALSVRPDTVKNLVQSMQVLSGVYTDVEASLKEIKGLLEEDELLEQKVQEASGQSGAVPAGGLAEVSREWAKYMEVHEKASFTNSELHRAMNLHISNLRLLSGPLDQVRAALPSPALTPDDKAVLQNLKRILGKVQEMRDQRLSLEHQLRELIQKDDITTSLVTTDRSEMKKLFEEQLKKYDQLRVYLDQNLVAQENILKALTEANVQYAAVRRVLAELEHKWNSTLQTLVASYEAYEDLMKKSQEGKDFYADLESKVSALLERAKAACQAREAAFQQLLSRELKKKPPPRPTAPKPLLPRKEEGEAGEPGDLPEELRSLPPDMLAAHLTTFPTGTLPSEAFLGAGAIMPFPPSHFAVPGSHYIPSQGSGPFPPGTYSGPPPLLQPSAPQPTVGLPLPGLASGPRLYPAPGYAPDPGLIPASPQHRLVSSHYALGPPGSTGGLPTAPPPRFISPELAPGIRPATTTVDSVQAPISSYTAPRPGPSPSPAPTRPCYSASQQGVPTVPYPYPIGVCQPFTPSSAQLPFPPAPRGELQPRPQPYVSQVPFVPQPRPPAPIQQSPVFPPQTRVPAPAAQQPPFPFVTQPAVLGQLPPPLRTHLYPLPSQDPLPPHSGALPFPTPVPPQPPHTPLPGVQPLPPGTSAIPYCPAPVSRPQAPSIPSQLPPGTPLPLRGPPPSSQPSPSPHPVPSPAPSPGPGPTTTHPSQAEPPPFQRCNSSTADLLSSSPESQHGGSQPPGGGQPLLQPTKADAAEGQRPQALRLIECDPYEQPQRLQQLQEELEAFRGLLSGGAGALDGVWRELQEAQERDARGRSIAIARCYSLKNRHQDIMPYDSNRIVLRSGKDDYINASRVEGLSSYCPPLIATQAPLPGTAADFWLMVHEQKVSVIVMLVSEAEMEKKVAKYFPTERGQPLVQGPLSLVLNSVRTTDTHVERVMSLQFRDQSLKRSLVHLHFPTWPELGLPDSPGNLLRFIHEVHTHYLHQRPLHTPIVVHCSSGVGRTGAFALLYAAVQEVEAGNGIPALTQLVRRMRQQRKHMLQEKLHLRFCHEAVLRHVEQVLQRHGIAPPSACRPLANPNVAQKAYLPQDPQDLVLGADMPISSIQATIAKLSIRPQGGGQEPPPPPAFPSPVEPLSPTPPSLLELTSPPSPSPPSSPQQEIPEPKEESEVATAPSPGPSTSSLELLASLTPEAFSLDSSLRGKQRMNKQSFLQAHNGQGLRGAGPSDDPLSLLDPLWTLNKT